A single region of the Archangium lipolyticum genome encodes:
- a CDS encoding SDR family oxidoreductase, protein MDLQLSGRVVLVTGGSEGLGAAVCDRLVREGARVALCARNPRRLEDTAATLRSLGGEVLAVPADVSRAEDLERFVSAAHERWGRVDALVNNAGSASAKAFLSVTDAEWEEDLQLKLFAAMRAVRLTVPHLRAAGGGAIVNVLSIKAKEPGKNTTPSSVSRAAGMALTKVLSKELGPEGIRVNAVLVGMIESGQWERRAQAAGKPPEVLYAERSREAGVPLGRMGRAEEFADVVAFLVSSRASYVTGTAINVDGGLSGAV, encoded by the coding sequence ATGGACTTGCAGCTCTCTGGCAGGGTGGTGTTGGTCACGGGTGGTTCGGAGGGGCTTGGCGCCGCCGTGTGCGACCGGCTCGTCCGGGAGGGGGCACGCGTGGCGCTGTGCGCCCGGAATCCGCGGCGGCTGGAGGACACCGCGGCCACCCTGCGCTCGCTCGGAGGCGAGGTGCTCGCGGTCCCCGCCGACGTGTCGCGCGCGGAGGACCTCGAGCGCTTCGTGTCCGCCGCGCACGAGCGCTGGGGACGCGTGGACGCGCTGGTGAACAACGCCGGCTCGGCCTCGGCGAAGGCCTTCCTCTCGGTCACCGACGCGGAGTGGGAGGAGGATCTCCAGCTCAAGCTGTTCGCGGCGATGCGCGCCGTGCGGCTGACGGTGCCCCACCTGCGCGCGGCTGGAGGCGGAGCCATCGTCAACGTGCTGTCCATCAAGGCCAAGGAGCCCGGGAAGAACACCACGCCCTCCTCGGTGTCCCGCGCGGCGGGGATGGCGCTGACGAAGGTGCTCTCCAAGGAGCTGGGGCCGGAGGGCATCCGCGTCAACGCCGTGCTCGTGGGGATGATCGAGAGCGGCCAGTGGGAACGCCGCGCCCAGGCCGCGGGCAAGCCGCCGGAGGTGCTGTACGCCGAGCGGAGCCGGGAGGCGGGGGTGCCTCTCGGGCGCATGGGCCGGGCCGAGGAGTTCGCCGACGTGGTGGCCTTCCTCGTCTCGTCGCGCGCCTCCTATGTGACGGGCACGGCCATCAACGTGGATGGCGGCCTGTCCGGCGCCGTCTGA
- a CDS encoding GDSL-type esterase/lipase family protein has product MLEASRGRRWAFILTPFLLCALGGALWHSGSPNPVRRQSRTPHTVRSSAQPGKPLRLAQAPLPAQPAQAPEPSIRRALPPPSPRALKLHQLGEKLGVRPEIRLENPCVLQSGTACARTALTPFFESLDTLSAGKASAPAVISAFGNSLIAGDRIVDVVREELGGAFGDGGRGVLFVDRLAPYGPRVRAGFAKGGWEARTLGEMKLAELPFGLTGVYHLATAAKASSRFQLTGEPRGTLWWLDVPRAGRLSVHADGKELARAEPQGNGQAQALTFDIPPGARSLDVVAEGRGAVVLGVVLQHQRPGIVLDTLGVPSADANLFLRAQEDIFRAQLAERSPRLLLFILGGNEAKRLEWGRSNLAEVEEGLRTFIRRSRAASPDSACLVMGPIDAVRGGNGPNKLTQRPYLDEVIGIERQIALAEGCAFFDIFSAMGGPGSLARFVQAGFVHDDLVHPRSHGLDLLGQLLNDAMLRAWVESGDPSRQATLAPALQASEENR; this is encoded by the coding sequence ATGCTCGAAGCTTCTCGTGGCCGGCGGTGGGCGTTCATCCTCACCCCGTTCCTCCTCTGTGCGCTCGGCGGGGCCCTCTGGCACTCCGGGTCTCCGAATCCTGTGCGCCGGCAGTCCCGGACTCCGCACACCGTCAGGTCCTCCGCGCAGCCCGGCAAGCCCTTGCGGCTCGCTCAGGCCCCCCTGCCCGCGCAGCCCGCTCAGGCCCCCGAGCCCTCCATCCGCCGCGCACTGCCCCCGCCCTCGCCCCGGGCGCTCAAGCTCCACCAGCTCGGAGAGAAGCTCGGCGTGCGCCCGGAGATCCGCCTGGAGAACCCCTGCGTCCTTCAGTCCGGGACCGCCTGTGCCCGCACGGCCCTCACCCCCTTCTTCGAGTCCCTCGACACCCTCTCCGCCGGCAAAGCCTCCGCCCCCGCCGTCATCTCCGCGTTCGGCAACTCGCTGATCGCCGGAGATCGCATCGTGGACGTGGTGCGCGAGGAGCTCGGCGGTGCCTTCGGTGACGGCGGCCGCGGCGTGCTCTTCGTGGACCGGCTCGCGCCGTACGGACCCCGTGTCCGCGCTGGCTTCGCGAAAGGAGGCTGGGAGGCGCGCACCCTGGGAGAGATGAAGCTCGCCGAGCTGCCCTTCGGGCTCACCGGCGTCTACCACCTGGCCACCGCCGCCAAGGCCAGCAGCCGCTTCCAACTGACGGGCGAGCCGCGCGGCACCCTGTGGTGGCTCGACGTGCCCCGCGCCGGCCGGCTGTCCGTCCACGCCGATGGCAAGGAGCTCGCCCGCGCCGAGCCCCAGGGCAACGGCCAGGCCCAGGCGCTCACCTTCGACATCCCCCCCGGGGCCCGCAGCCTGGACGTGGTCGCCGAGGGCCGTGGCGCCGTGGTGCTCGGCGTGGTGCTGCAACACCAGCGCCCCGGCATCGTGCTCGACACCCTGGGGGTGCCCTCCGCCGACGCCAACCTCTTCCTACGCGCCCAGGAGGACATCTTCCGCGCCCAGCTCGCCGAGCGCTCGCCGCGCCTGCTCCTGTTCATCCTCGGCGGCAACGAGGCCAAGCGGCTCGAGTGGGGCCGCTCCAACCTGGCCGAGGTCGAGGAGGGTCTGCGCACCTTCATCCGCCGCTCGCGCGCCGCCAGCCCCGACAGCGCCTGCCTGGTGATGGGTCCCATCGACGCCGTGCGCGGTGGCAACGGGCCCAACAAGCTCACCCAGCGGCCCTACCTCGACGAGGTCATCGGCATCGAGCGGCAGATCGCCCTGGCCGAGGGCTGTGCCTTCTTCGACATCTTCTCCGCCATGGGCGGCCCCGGCTCGCTGGCGCGCTTCGTCCAGGCGGGCTTCGTGCACGACGACCTCGTCCACCCGCGAAGCCACGGGCTCGATCTGCTCGGCCAGCTCCTCAACGACGCGATGCTGCGTGCCTGGGTGGAGTCCGGAGACCCCAGCCGTCAGGCCACCCTGGCCCCGGCGCTCCAGGCCTCGGAGGAAAACCGGTGA
- a CDS encoding serine hydrolase domain-containing protein — protein sequence MRALPVALLFLGFTALADPRPAPSRAPAASTPAATRTKDKAFPPEVQRALDAVIRAELARGPYAGLSVGVLHGGMRWTRGYGLRDLAHKLPATPRTTYRMASITKSFTAMAVLRLAQEGRLDLDADIRTLVPGYPEKPWSVTARQLLGHLGGVSHYDGPEAAENTHRLDTAGALALFADKPLVAEPGTKFVYTTWGYNLLGAAVETASGQRFGEYLKAHVFGPAGMKHAALDDYRTRDKQHALGYRHHKGQLVASHYLDVSSRFGGGGARASVEDLLAFGQAVLQSTLVTPDTTRRMQTSMSTREGQLTDYGMGFATYPLRGHYVVAHAGGQPETTTLLLMLPAEDVVIALATNLEGEAKRLRRMSLRIIELLLEDGQVRRDAHAVDEVDAVVHEGLSRVFTYGLAWHVWATRGAGTLPEPGELPEAFSRVSALLDRATIAQEPPAALARVRTAHEPRGGSLFIRVGAQMARTLEQALGSEKLREYPARGPLAFFTDYLAACEQVACPAELRFSEALQNEVRHFDEQWRHSLVDELRRTRLDETPDPEMLWPALEEATTGAALHPDYTEEMLRIAARYGRRGKHEEQLLWLERAVALHPRSEEARQALAKAQGTEETQDAPASATPARAPDGSPVPDNAGLPSQKRAGSHE from the coding sequence GTGAGGGCGCTCCCCGTCGCGCTCCTCTTCCTCGGATTCACCGCGCTGGCGGACCCTCGTCCGGCCCCCTCGCGCGCTCCGGCCGCCTCCACTCCCGCTGCCACCAGGACGAAGGACAAGGCCTTCCCCCCGGAGGTGCAGCGCGCGCTGGATGCCGTCATCCGCGCCGAGCTCGCCCGGGGGCCCTACGCGGGACTCTCGGTGGGGGTGCTCCACGGCGGCATGCGTTGGACGCGCGGCTACGGGCTGCGAGACCTCGCCCACAAGCTGCCCGCCACGCCCCGGACGACGTACCGGATGGCGTCCATCACCAAGTCCTTCACCGCGATGGCGGTGCTGCGACTGGCGCAGGAGGGCAGGCTGGACCTGGACGCGGACATCCGCACCCTGGTGCCCGGCTACCCCGAGAAGCCCTGGTCCGTCACCGCGCGCCAGTTGCTGGGGCACCTCGGGGGCGTGTCCCACTATGACGGCCCCGAGGCCGCGGAGAACACGCATCGCCTGGACACGGCGGGGGCCCTCGCGCTCTTCGCCGACAAGCCGCTCGTCGCCGAGCCCGGCACGAAGTTCGTCTACACCACCTGGGGCTACAACCTGCTCGGCGCCGCCGTGGAGACGGCCTCGGGGCAGCGCTTCGGCGAGTACCTGAAGGCCCATGTCTTCGGCCCCGCGGGCATGAAGCACGCGGCGCTGGACGACTACCGCACGCGCGACAAGCAGCACGCCCTCGGCTACCGTCATCACAAGGGGCAGCTCGTCGCCTCGCACTACCTCGACGTGTCCAGCCGCTTCGGCGGCGGCGGTGCCCGCGCCTCGGTGGAGGACCTGCTCGCCTTCGGTCAGGCCGTGCTCCAGAGCACCCTGGTGACGCCCGACACCACGCGGCGGATGCAGACGTCCATGAGCACCCGTGAGGGACAGCTCACGGATTACGGCATGGGCTTCGCCACCTATCCGCTGCGCGGCCACTACGTGGTGGCCCATGCGGGTGGCCAGCCCGAGACGACCACGCTGCTGCTCATGCTGCCCGCGGAGGACGTCGTCATCGCGCTCGCCACGAACCTGGAAGGCGAGGCGAAGCGGCTGCGGCGCATGTCGCTGCGCATCATCGAGCTGCTGCTGGAGGACGGGCAGGTGCGCCGAGACGCGCACGCCGTGGACGAGGTGGATGCCGTAGTGCACGAGGGCCTCTCCCGCGTCTTCACCTACGGGCTCGCCTGGCACGTCTGGGCCACGCGGGGAGCCGGCACACTGCCCGAGCCGGGAGAGCTGCCCGAGGCCTTCTCGCGGGTATCCGCGCTGCTCGACCGCGCCACCATCGCCCAGGAGCCTCCGGCCGCCCTGGCGAGGGTACGTACGGCGCATGAGCCTCGCGGGGGCTCGCTCTTCATCCGCGTGGGCGCGCAGATGGCCCGGACGTTGGAACAGGCCCTGGGGTCCGAGAAACTCCGTGAGTACCCCGCGCGAGGCCCGCTCGCCTTCTTCACGGATTACCTCGCGGCCTGCGAGCAGGTGGCATGCCCCGCGGAGCTGCGCTTCAGCGAGGCCCTCCAGAACGAGGTGCGGCACTTCGACGAGCAGTGGAGACACTCGCTGGTGGATGAGCTGCGGCGGACCCGGCTGGATGAGACGCCGGACCCGGAGATGCTCTGGCCTGCCTTGGAGGAGGCCACCACGGGCGCCGCGCTGCACCCGGACTACACGGAGGAGATGCTACGCATCGCCGCTCGCTACGGCCGCAGGGGCAAGCACGAGGAGCAGCTGCTCTGGCTGGAGCGCGCGGTGGCGCTCCACCCGCGCTCGGAGGAGGCCCGTCAGGCCCTCGCCAAGGCCCAGGGAACGGAGGAGACGCAGGACGCACCCGCTTCCGCCACTCCCGCCCGCGCGCCCGACGGCAGCCCCGTGCCCGACAACGCCGGGCTTCCCTCGCAGAAACGGGCCGGCTCCCACGAGTGA
- the rsgA gene encoding ribosome small subunit-dependent GTPase A, with amino-acid sequence MSLESLGWGPDLGHAFSLLLSQSSLPLVPGRVVRQERGLLTVQTSERAWLARPSGRLLHHATDAEALPTIGDWVALLLPSGEGEALLHSLLPRRGVLMRRGAGGEHEGQLIAANLDVVFLVTGLDGNYNPRRIERALTVAWNSGAEPVVVLSKADLHEDVSARVLEVQSLSPGVPVLALSAQQGTGLEALRERLPAGKTGALLGSSGVGKSTLVNRLLEEARLATQPVLPDDKGRHTTTHRELFVLPHGGLLIDGPGMRELGLWGEEDGLDQAFADILTLAADCRFSDCTHQREPGCAVRTAVDTGALTRERLKSFEKLQREQAYHARQVSSAGKREHKRIERNLTREVRQHLRAKRRGD; translated from the coding sequence GTGTCACTCGAGTCCCTCGGCTGGGGTCCAGACCTCGGCCACGCGTTTTCCCTTTTGCTGTCCCAGTCCTCCCTTCCCCTCGTCCCTGGCCGCGTAGTGCGCCAGGAGCGCGGGCTCCTCACCGTCCAGACGTCCGAGCGGGCCTGGCTCGCACGGCCCTCGGGACGGCTCCTCCACCACGCCACTGACGCCGAGGCCCTGCCCACCATCGGCGACTGGGTGGCACTGCTGCTGCCCTCCGGCGAGGGCGAAGCCCTGCTCCACTCCCTCCTTCCCCGCCGGGGCGTCCTCATGAGACGCGGGGCGGGAGGCGAGCACGAGGGCCAGCTCATCGCCGCCAACCTCGACGTGGTGTTCCTCGTGACCGGGTTGGATGGGAACTACAACCCGCGACGCATCGAACGGGCACTCACCGTCGCCTGGAACAGCGGCGCCGAGCCCGTGGTGGTGCTCAGCAAGGCCGACCTCCACGAGGACGTCTCCGCCCGCGTCCTGGAGGTGCAATCCCTGTCCCCGGGAGTCCCCGTGCTCGCGCTGAGCGCGCAACAGGGCACGGGGCTCGAGGCGCTGCGCGAGCGGCTTCCCGCCGGGAAGACCGGAGCGCTCCTCGGCTCCTCGGGCGTGGGCAAGTCGACCCTCGTCAACCGGTTGCTGGAAGAGGCGCGGCTGGCCACCCAGCCCGTCCTGCCGGACGACAAGGGCCGCCACACCACCACCCACCGGGAGCTCTTCGTGCTGCCCCATGGCGGCCTGCTCATCGATGGACCGGGGATGCGCGAGCTCGGGTTGTGGGGAGAGGAGGATGGCCTGGACCAGGCCTTCGCCGACATCCTCACGCTGGCCGCGGACTGCCGCTTCTCGGACTGCACACACCAGCGCGAGCCAGGGTGCGCGGTGCGAACAGCGGTGGACACCGGGGCTCTCACCCGGGAGCGGCTCAAGAGCTTCGAGAAGCTCCAACGCGAACAGGCCTACCACGCGCGGCAGGTGAGCAGCGCCGGGAAGCGCGAGCACAAGCGCATCGAGCGCAACCTCACCCGGGAAGTCAGGCAACACTTACGAGCGAAGCGACGCGGAGACTAG
- a CDS encoding ABA4-like family protein produces MRVETLFLVFTYGLFPAWALLMFAPRWKWTQKLVHSVFIPVVLALAHIGFLLLAASPPEGASAATLEGAMRLFQEPWTALVCWIHYLAFDLFVGAWEVRDAIRRKIPHLAVIPCVLLTWMYGPLGLLMYVIVRFISRRVSTLEEVPETAKASALPAAETPASGNLVNV; encoded by the coding sequence ATGAGAGTCGAAACCCTGTTTCTCGTTTTCACCTATGGCCTCTTTCCCGCGTGGGCGCTCCTGATGTTCGCACCTCGCTGGAAGTGGACCCAGAAGCTCGTGCACTCGGTGTTCATACCGGTGGTGCTGGCCCTGGCCCATATTGGCTTCCTGCTGCTGGCGGCTTCCCCTCCAGAGGGGGCGAGTGCCGCGACCCTCGAAGGCGCCATGCGGCTCTTCCAGGAACCGTGGACGGCGTTGGTGTGTTGGATCCACTACCTGGCGTTCGATCTGTTCGTCGGCGCGTGGGAAGTCCGGGATGCGATCCGACGCAAGATTCCCCACCTGGCCGTCATCCCCTGTGTCCTGCTGACGTGGATGTACGGTCCGCTCGGGTTGCTGATGTACGTCATCGTCCGGTTCATCTCCCGGAGGGTGAGCACTCTCGAGGAGGTGCCCGAGACCGCGAAGGCCTCCGCTCTTCCGGCAGCGGAGACTCCGGCCTCGGGGAACCTGGTGAATGTGTGA
- a CDS encoding major royal jelly family protein: protein MSNRSCTPRALLLLGLLSTGCATSGKTSPGAEPSTQTAQQSQFAALEKRPSNLEVVARLEQTPGNIAITPEGRVFLSLHPFGGPQYSVVELLPGGTTRPYPTEQWARAPGADDGIGLRTVIGLESDKDGVLWMLDNGKGGGEGAKLVGWDTRGEKLVKTIPLPQPVAAPNSFLQDLVVDTERGVAVLADMGRGDLVGENMPALVVVDLKSGQGRRVLMGHPSLDAENVPMVVEGRKLTVPDKRGKQVEPRLGLNPIALDPKGEWLYFGAMNGRTVWRVPQKDVADPKLSPAELEGKVETYGEKAVSDGMSIDSAGNLYITDLGAGAIGVTKPDGSYSEYIKDELLRWPDGLSYGPDGYFYVTVNQLHRHAVLNRGKAETQPPFLVVRFKPLAPSAVGR, encoded by the coding sequence ATGTCGAATCGGTCGTGTACACCACGCGCGCTGCTGCTCCTGGGACTCCTCTCCACGGGCTGCGCCACGAGCGGAAAGACGTCACCCGGCGCGGAGCCCTCCACCCAGACGGCCCAGCAGAGCCAGTTCGCCGCGCTGGAGAAGCGCCCGTCCAACCTGGAGGTGGTGGCCCGCCTGGAGCAGACGCCGGGCAACATCGCCATCACCCCCGAGGGCCGCGTCTTCCTGAGCCTGCACCCGTTCGGCGGCCCCCAGTATTCGGTGGTGGAGTTGCTACCGGGCGGCACCACGCGCCCCTACCCCACCGAGCAGTGGGCCCGTGCCCCCGGTGCGGACGACGGCATCGGCCTGCGAACGGTGATTGGCCTCGAGTCCGACAAGGACGGCGTGCTGTGGATGCTCGACAACGGCAAGGGCGGCGGCGAGGGCGCGAAGCTGGTGGGTTGGGACACGCGGGGCGAGAAGCTCGTGAAGACCATTCCCCTGCCCCAGCCGGTGGCGGCGCCCAACTCCTTCCTGCAGGACCTGGTGGTGGACACGGAGCGAGGCGTGGCGGTGCTCGCGGACATGGGCCGGGGTGACCTGGTGGGCGAGAACATGCCCGCGCTGGTGGTGGTGGACCTGAAGAGCGGCCAGGGCAGGCGCGTGCTCATGGGGCACCCGAGCCTCGATGCCGAGAACGTCCCCATGGTCGTCGAGGGCCGGAAGCTGACCGTGCCCGACAAGCGGGGCAAGCAGGTGGAGCCGAGGCTGGGCCTCAACCCCATCGCGCTCGACCCGAAGGGGGAGTGGCTCTACTTCGGAGCGATGAACGGCCGCACGGTGTGGCGCGTGCCGCAGAAGGACGTGGCGGACCCGAAGCTGTCTCCGGCGGAGCTGGAGGGGAAGGTGGAGACGTACGGAGAGAAGGCGGTGAGCGATGGCATGAGCATCGACTCGGCGGGGAACCTGTACATCACCGACCTGGGGGCGGGGGCGATCGGCGTGACGAAGCCGGATGGGAGCTACAGCGAGTACATCAAGGACGAGCTGCTGCGCTGGCCGGACGGACTGAGCTACGGGCCGGACGGGTACTTCTACGTGACGGTGAACCAGTTGCACCGGCACGCGGTGCTGAACCGGGGGAAGGCGGAGACCCAGCCCCCCTTCCTGGTGGTGCGCTTCAAGCCGCTGGCGCCGAGCGCCGTGGGCCGCTGA
- a CDS encoding molybdopterin oxidoreductase family protein yields the protein MNLTRRELLQYFSLTAAAGLSGPGCIGWTREEAIPVDSWHKSVCRFCGSGCETRVGLRGGKVVKVEGLQSGWNQGRLCIKGLLNREILYVSDRAQYPMVRKNGQLVRTSWEEALDAAAAGFREAIAQGGPDAVAFYGSGQLFTQESYTANKLFKGGIGTNNVDGNPRLCMASAAFGYKSVFGADEPSGCYDDIEHATLFFVIGANMAECHPVVWERVRDRIRTAPETRVIVVDPRRTPTARDATQHLQLRPGTDVALLNAMAHELLNTNLVDPEFIENFVTFRKGTADSPPLTLEDLRKFLADYAPEKVADLCGLSSAEIREAARLFGISQAAMSFWTMGLNQQTHGVAANRMVMALHLLTGQIGRPGTGPFSMTGQPNAGGGVRDTGTLAHALPAGRLVTKEHDRHDMEKLWGLPEGRISPNPGLPAVQLFEAMREGKVRAALVMATNPARSLPNADRYRPGMEKAFLVVSDSIFPTDTARLADVFLPAAMWSEKEGVFSQSERRYHLVEKLVDPPGEARSDLEILVALGERLGHGELLKARTPEAVWDEWRKVAAGTSYDFTGITYARLKELPGLTWPCPTEQHPGTCRRYVPGEDPLAKKEGRIDFYARPDGRAIVYLSEQGPFRENLSSDYPMILTTGRRLEHWHTATITGRVPELKGIPMDYLELHPGDAAVLGVKEGDWVQVTSARGSVRLRAKPSMRVRPGVVFALMHSMEHLVNAATSDSVDPISAQPEYKMAAVRVERVKEGT from the coding sequence ATGAACCTGACGAGGCGCGAGCTGCTCCAGTACTTCAGCCTGACGGCGGCGGCGGGCCTGAGCGGGCCCGGGTGCATCGGCTGGACACGAGAGGAGGCCATCCCGGTCGATTCCTGGCACAAGAGCGTGTGCCGTTTCTGCGGCTCTGGCTGTGAGACGCGGGTGGGGCTGCGTGGCGGGAAGGTGGTGAAGGTCGAGGGCCTGCAGTCGGGGTGGAACCAGGGTCGGCTGTGCATCAAGGGACTGCTCAACCGGGAGATCCTCTACGTCTCGGACCGGGCGCAGTACCCGATGGTGCGCAAGAACGGGCAGCTGGTGCGAACCAGCTGGGAGGAGGCGCTCGACGCGGCGGCGGCGGGCTTCCGCGAGGCCATCGCGCAGGGAGGGCCTGACGCGGTGGCCTTCTACGGCTCGGGGCAGCTCTTCACGCAGGAGAGCTACACCGCCAACAAGCTCTTCAAGGGGGGCATCGGGACGAACAACGTCGATGGAAACCCGCGCCTGTGCATGGCGTCGGCGGCGTTCGGCTACAAGTCGGTGTTCGGAGCGGACGAGCCCTCGGGGTGCTACGACGACATCGAGCACGCCACGCTCTTCTTCGTCATCGGCGCGAACATGGCCGAGTGCCACCCGGTGGTCTGGGAGCGGGTGCGAGACCGGATCCGCACCGCACCCGAGACGCGTGTCATCGTCGTGGACCCGAGGCGGACGCCCACGGCCCGCGATGCCACGCAGCACCTGCAGCTCCGCCCCGGCACGGACGTGGCGCTGCTCAACGCCATGGCCCACGAGCTGCTGAACACGAACCTCGTGGATCCGGAGTTCATCGAGAACTTCGTCACCTTCCGAAAGGGAACGGCCGACTCGCCGCCGCTCACGCTGGAGGACCTCCGGAAGTTCCTCGCGGACTACGCGCCGGAGAAGGTGGCGGACCTGTGCGGCCTGTCCTCGGCGGAGATTCGCGAGGCCGCACGGCTCTTCGGCATCTCCCAGGCGGCGATGAGCTTCTGGACGATGGGACTCAACCAGCAGACGCACGGGGTAGCGGCCAACCGGATGGTGATGGCGCTGCACCTGCTCACCGGACAGATAGGACGCCCCGGGACCGGACCCTTCTCGATGACGGGCCAGCCCAACGCGGGCGGCGGAGTGCGTGACACGGGCACGCTGGCGCACGCGCTGCCGGCCGGACGGCTCGTCACCAAGGAGCATGACCGCCACGACATGGAGAAGCTCTGGGGGTTGCCCGAGGGCCGCATCTCGCCCAACCCCGGCCTGCCCGCGGTGCAGCTCTTCGAGGCCATGCGCGAGGGCAAGGTGCGCGCGGCGCTGGTGATGGCCACCAACCCGGCGCGCTCGTTGCCCAACGCGGACCGCTACCGCCCGGGCATGGAGAAGGCATTCCTCGTCGTCAGCGACTCCATCTTCCCCACCGACACCGCGCGGCTCGCCGACGTCTTCCTCCCGGCGGCCATGTGGTCGGAGAAGGAGGGCGTCTTCTCCCAGTCCGAGCGCCGCTACCACCTCGTGGAGAAGCTGGTGGACCCCCCCGGCGAGGCGCGCTCGGATCTGGAGATCCTCGTGGCCCTCGGCGAGCGGCTCGGCCATGGCGAGTTGCTGAAGGCACGCACACCCGAGGCCGTCTGGGACGAGTGGCGAAAGGTCGCCGCCGGCACCAGCTACGACTTCACAGGCATCACCTACGCGCGGCTGAAGGAGCTGCCGGGCCTCACGTGGCCCTGCCCCACCGAGCAGCACCCGGGCACCTGCCGCCGCTACGTACCGGGGGAGGATCCCCTGGCGAAGAAGGAGGGGCGCATCGACTTCTACGCGCGGCCGGATGGGCGAGCCATCGTCTACCTCTCCGAGCAGGGCCCCTTCCGGGAGAACCTCTCGAGCGACTACCCGATGATCCTCACCACCGGGCGCCGGCTGGAGCACTGGCACACCGCCACCATCACCGGGAGGGTTCCCGAGCTGAAGGGCATCCCCATGGACTACCTGGAGCTGCACCCGGGAGACGCGGCGGTGCTGGGTGTGAAGGAAGGGGACTGGGTACAGGTGACGAGCGCACGCGGCTCGGTGCGGCTGCGCGCGAAGCCCAGCATGCGGGTGAGGCCTGGCGTGGTGTTCGCGCTCATGCACTCGATGGAGCACCTGGTGAACGCGGCGACGAGCGACTCCGTGGACCCCATCTCCGCGCAGCCCGAGTACAAGATGGCGGCGGTGCGCGTGGAGCGCGTGAAGGAGGGCACGTGA
- a CDS encoding cytochrome P450: protein MPEFDPTCPHQMENPYPVYAAARAEQPVFFSPQFQMWIVTRYEDICTVVKDPAAFSSSGAASVGGGFPPEVQAVLAEGIPITPSLVDNDPPSHTRFRNLVNKAFTSRQVADLESRVRQVAQELVESFVHEGHADLITRFATPFPGWVIADILGLPREDMPELKRLGDAMVALLGSAHEPLERQLEYARGVVQFTKYLRARVRERAAAPRDDLLSLLVTGRDERDSALSDPELVSMLSQLLNAGHETTTNLIGNALVLLLDRPEQLRALREDPGLIPQAVEESLRMDAPVQGLFRTTTREVELGGVKLPAGTRLHVLYASGNHDESVFPQPERFDLHRPNSDAHLAFSRGIHFCVGAHLARQEGRIALEVLLQRLPNLRYQDGLRPVRRTHFFVRGYEHLPLAWDVG, encoded by the coding sequence TTGCCCGAGTTCGATCCGACGTGTCCGCACCAGATGGAGAACCCCTACCCGGTCTATGCCGCCGCCCGCGCCGAGCAGCCGGTGTTCTTCAGCCCCCAATTCCAGATGTGGATCGTCACCCGCTACGAAGACATCTGCACCGTGGTGAAGGACCCGGCGGCCTTCTCCTCGTCGGGTGCCGCCTCGGTGGGCGGCGGGTTCCCTCCGGAGGTGCAGGCGGTGCTGGCGGAGGGGATCCCCATCACCCCGTCGCTCGTCGACAACGACCCCCCCTCGCACACCCGGTTCCGCAACCTCGTCAACAAGGCCTTCACGTCCCGCCAGGTGGCGGACCTGGAGTCACGCGTCCGCCAAGTGGCCCAGGAGCTCGTCGAGTCCTTCGTGCACGAGGGCCACGCGGACCTCATCACCCGGTTCGCCACGCCCTTCCCGGGCTGGGTGATCGCCGACATCCTCGGTCTGCCGCGCGAGGACATGCCCGAGCTCAAGCGGCTGGGAGATGCCATGGTGGCGCTGCTCGGCTCGGCCCATGAGCCCCTGGAGCGGCAGCTCGAGTACGCCCGGGGCGTGGTGCAGTTCACGAAGTACCTGCGGGCCCGGGTGCGCGAGCGCGCCGCCGCGCCTCGCGATGACCTGCTCTCGCTCCTCGTCACGGGGCGCGATGAGCGGGACTCGGCGCTGAGCGACCCGGAGCTGGTCAGCATGCTCAGCCAGTTGCTGAACGCGGGCCACGAGACGACCACGAACCTCATCGGCAACGCGCTCGTGCTGCTGCTCGACCGGCCGGAGCAGCTGCGCGCGCTGCGCGAGGACCCGGGCCTCATCCCCCAGGCCGTGGAGGAGAGCCTGCGGATGGACGCGCCCGTGCAGGGACTCTTCCGGACCACCACCCGGGAGGTGGAGCTGGGCGGGGTGAAGCTGCCGGCGGGAACGCGCCTGCACGTGCTGTACGCCTCGGGCAACCATGACGAGTCGGTCTTCCCCCAGCCCGAGCGCTTCGACCTGCACCGGCCCAACTCGGACGCACACCTGGCCTTCAGCCGGGGCATCCACTTCTGCGTGGGCGCCCACCTGGCGCGCCAGGAGGGACGCATCGCGCTCGAGGTGCTGCTGCAAAGGCTGCCGAACCTGCGCTACCAGGACGGGCTCCGCCCCGTACGCCGGACGCACTTCTTCGTGCGCGGCTACGAGCACCTGCCCCTGGCCTGGGACGTGGGGTGA